One stretch of Terriglobales bacterium DNA includes these proteins:
- a CDS encoding MFS transporter — protein MKLRLALIHLGFALTGVVTTMLGPILPLLASQWTLNDAQAGRFFTAQFVAAVTGSLLAAKVLARWGTSWTVSIGMFLVAAGVGATGSSTLWTSVTGIGLYGLGLGFALPATNLLVAELVPERRVAALNLLNFSWTVGALAGPMLIAQAQRTIGWRTFLFLLAASFVVTSVAGHARLLASNAAEPPQRQGKLHRDDRVLFALLTSLFLILYVGVENAFSGWLSAFAIRFHQTSPKMTALMQSSFWCAILVGRLVAPLLVSRVLKPVGIVTAGIISAALGITATLLSSNVAVMFAGVLVCGLGLSAIFPTVVAIFAESYGSGGAGSIVLGMCGVGGATVPWLVGVVGAYAHNLRVGFIVPLLCLTAALITFWRIHNMTISSAEATTASAAHFRS, from the coding sequence GTGAAACTTCGACTCGCCCTGATTCACCTCGGGTTCGCACTTACCGGAGTCGTTACAACCATGCTCGGGCCCATCCTTCCGCTGCTTGCCTCGCAGTGGACCTTGAATGATGCCCAGGCTGGCCGTTTCTTCACGGCCCAATTTGTTGCCGCCGTTACCGGATCGTTGCTCGCGGCAAAAGTCCTGGCGCGCTGGGGGACCAGTTGGACCGTCAGCATTGGAATGTTTCTAGTCGCAGCCGGCGTCGGTGCAACCGGAAGCAGCACATTGTGGACTAGCGTCACCGGAATTGGTTTGTACGGACTAGGGCTTGGTTTTGCCCTGCCGGCGACGAATCTGCTAGTAGCCGAACTTGTTCCCGAACGTCGCGTTGCCGCCCTTAATCTGCTGAACTTCTCCTGGACGGTGGGAGCACTGGCGGGCCCGATGTTGATTGCCCAGGCACAGCGCACCATCGGCTGGCGGACGTTTCTCTTCCTGCTTGCAGCGTCATTTGTTGTGACATCGGTTGCGGGACATGCGCGACTGCTAGCGTCCAACGCCGCAGAGCCACCGCAGCGCCAGGGCAAACTGCACCGTGACGATCGGGTTCTCTTCGCTCTGCTTACATCGTTGTTCCTGATCCTGTATGTGGGCGTCGAGAACGCTTTTTCAGGTTGGCTTTCAGCTTTTGCCATCCGCTTTCACCAAACCTCTCCGAAGATGACGGCTCTCATGCAATCGAGCTTCTGGTGCGCCATCCTGGTCGGAAGGCTTGTTGCACCGCTACTGGTCTCGCGCGTGCTGAAGCCCGTCGGAATCGTTACCGCAGGGATCATAAGCGCTGCGCTTGGAATCACCGCTACGCTTCTGTCGAGCAATGTCGCTGTCATGTTCGCCGGAGTCCTGGTATGCGGCCTCGGGCTCTCGGCCATATTTCCAACTGTGGTGGCGATCTTCGCGGAATCGTATGGATCTGGAGGAGCCGGCAGCATCGTGCTTGGCATGTGCGGCGTCGGTGGGGCGACCGTGCCCTGGCTCGTCGGAGTCGTGGGGGCATACGCGCACAATTTGCGCGTTGGTTTCATCGTCCCTCTGCTCTGCCTCACCGCCGCATTGATCACGTTCTGGCGCATCCACAACATGACGATTTCTTCGGCTGAAGCAACTACAGCTTCAGCGGCCCACTTTCGCAGTTGA
- the bglX gene encoding beta-glucosidase BglX: MHNFSRFHGNVRRCCQLLLIITLLTAVAFSQSWSNDPKIESRINSLLKQMTLEEKIGQLNQYSAGSPTGPGTGRTNYEDMLQKGQIGSLFNVTGPRVNELQKIAVEKSRLKIPIIFGLDVIHGYRTTFPTPLGMSSTWDMSLIEKAARVAAIEASSDGIRWTFSPMVDIARDARWGRIVEGGGEDPFLGSAIARAYVRGYQGTSLADPTSIAACAKHYVGYGAAEGGRDYNTTEIPERLLRQVYLPPFHAAQQEGAATFMSAFNSLNEVPASANPFTLDQVLRKEWKFRGFVVSDWTSIGELIPHGLANDGATAARKAILAGVDMDMEANLYFSTLAEQVKAGKVPASVIDEAVRRILRIKFALGLFENPYTTKPPVVGAPLAKEHTDLARTVAEKSFVLLKNNGVLPLKAQQKVALIGPFADNAHDMLGSWRAQGESKDAVTLKTSLEEKLGPKVIFSKGTGILESPQDTEAIQAAVEATKQADVAVVALGEASNEMTGEAASRTEITLPGRQLELLKAVAGTGKPVVLLVFSGRPVILNWAAENVAAILETWHPGVQAGPAITRTLYGENNPSGKLTVSFPRAVGQVPMYYNHLNTGRPLGTVDDSVAPNAETPKFKSRYIDQRNSPLYPFGFGLSYTTFTYSPVSLSSTSFSAADLNGTKKLTVRAEVKNSGTVAGEETVQLYIAQTGTSVVRPVRELKGFQKLALSPGESKQVEFTLGQSELAFWNLDMKNVVEPAKVKVWVAGSSDQGTPVEFTIN; this comes from the coding sequence ATGCATAATTTCTCACGATTCCACGGCAACGTACGCCGATGCTGCCAACTCCTTCTGATCATCACTCTGCTGACGGCAGTCGCCTTCTCGCAGTCGTGGTCAAACGATCCCAAGATTGAATCCCGCATCAATTCCCTTCTGAAGCAGATGACGCTTGAAGAGAAAATCGGGCAGTTGAACCAGTACTCCGCCGGCTCGCCCACCGGGCCCGGCACCGGCCGTACCAACTACGAAGATATGCTGCAAAAGGGCCAGATTGGCTCACTCTTCAACGTTACGGGTCCGCGGGTGAATGAACTTCAGAAGATTGCCGTGGAGAAGTCGCGCCTGAAGATTCCGATCATCTTCGGCTTGGACGTGATTCACGGATATCGGACTACCTTCCCTACGCCGCTTGGCATGTCGTCGACATGGGATATGTCGTTGATTGAGAAAGCGGCTCGCGTTGCCGCCATCGAAGCCAGTTCTGACGGAATTCGATGGACGTTCTCGCCCATGGTGGACATTGCGCGCGACGCGCGCTGGGGCAGGATCGTGGAAGGCGGCGGCGAAGATCCGTTCCTCGGATCGGCCATTGCCCGTGCGTATGTGCGCGGCTATCAGGGAACATCGCTCGCGGATCCGACGTCGATCGCTGCGTGCGCCAAGCACTACGTGGGATACGGCGCGGCAGAGGGTGGACGCGACTACAACACTACGGAGATTCCCGAGCGCTTGCTCCGGCAGGTTTATCTGCCTCCTTTTCACGCTGCACAGCAGGAAGGTGCAGCGACCTTCATGAGCGCCTTCAACTCTCTCAATGAAGTGCCCGCGAGCGCCAACCCGTTCACCCTTGACCAGGTGTTGCGGAAAGAATGGAAATTCAGAGGGTTCGTCGTAAGCGATTGGACTTCGATCGGAGAACTGATCCCTCACGGGCTTGCCAACGACGGCGCGACCGCAGCACGCAAGGCGATTCTTGCCGGCGTAGATATGGACATGGAAGCGAACCTCTATTTCTCCACGCTGGCTGAGCAGGTGAAGGCCGGGAAAGTACCCGCCTCGGTAATCGACGAAGCCGTGCGGCGCATACTGCGCATCAAGTTTGCGCTTGGCCTGTTCGAGAACCCGTACACGACGAAGCCGCCCGTGGTTGGAGCTCCGTTGGCGAAGGAGCACACGGATTTGGCCCGAACCGTCGCCGAGAAATCTTTCGTGCTGTTGAAGAACAATGGCGTCCTGCCATTGAAGGCACAGCAGAAGGTAGCGTTGATTGGTCCCTTTGCCGACAACGCTCACGACATGCTCGGTAGCTGGCGGGCACAAGGCGAGAGCAAAGATGCCGTCACTCTGAAGACGTCGCTCGAAGAAAAGCTCGGACCGAAGGTGATTTTCTCCAAAGGCACGGGGATTCTGGAGAGCCCGCAAGATACAGAGGCAATCCAGGCCGCGGTGGAAGCTACAAAACAGGCTGACGTGGCAGTAGTCGCGCTCGGCGAAGCGTCGAACGAAATGACGGGCGAAGCTGCTTCCCGCACGGAAATCACGCTTCCGGGACGCCAGCTCGAGCTGTTGAAGGCAGTCGCCGGAACCGGCAAGCCGGTTGTGCTGCTGGTCTTCAGCGGACGCCCCGTCATACTGAACTGGGCCGCCGAGAACGTAGCCGCAATTCTTGAGACATGGCATCCGGGTGTCCAGGCCGGACCGGCCATCACCCGCACTCTTTACGGGGAGAACAATCCTTCCGGCAAGTTGACGGTCAGCTTCCCCCGCGCGGTTGGACAGGTCCCGATGTACTACAACCACCTGAACACCGGACGCCCGTTGGGAACCGTGGACGACTCAGTAGCACCGAATGCTGAAACGCCGAAGTTCAAGTCGCGTTACATCGACCAGAGAAACTCGCCGCTATACCCATTCGGCTTCGGACTGTCGTACACAACATTCACCTACTCTCCGGTTTCGTTGTCGTCGACGTCGTTCAGCGCGGCTGACCTGAATGGCACAAAGAAGCTGACGGTTCGTGCAGAGGTAAAGAACAGTGGAACCGTAGCCGGTGAAGAAACGGTGCAGCTCTACATCGCACAGACCGGAACCAGCGTGGTACGTCCGGTTCGTGAGCTGAAGGGATTCCAAAAGCTCGCACTCTCTCCGGGAGAGTCGAAACAGGTGGAATTCACTCTCGGACAATCCGAGCTCGCGTTCTGGAACCTGGACATGAAGAACGTGGTCGAGCCCGCAAAAGTAAAAGTGTGGGTTGCTGGAAGTTCTGACCAGGGGACCCCGGTGGAATTCACAATCAACTAA
- a CDS encoding porin has protein sequence MAMFNFQILSGAVTLVMFCSLGMQAQTVVPVSDGAMEERIRRLESELADLRAQVRASRSTTAAATPLAQQNLVAHDEKKEEKSTIGSLLGPTSVSGFVDLYYQQNFNNPANRSSGMRSFDTSSNQFGLNLVELIVDKTPDPSNSRTGYRIALGYGQAMNAIYSAEPTKDIGVDQYLKEAYFSYLAPVGKGMQFDFGKYVTPHGAEVIETKDNWNYSRGLLFSYAIPYFHFGMRTKYAFNDKYALTGFITNGWNNTIDNNSGKTYGATFSWTPSKRFSLSQSVMAGPEGTDNNSDWRQMYDTVMTVSPTEKLTLMFNYDYGRGDRMEGFANPVYWTGVSAYAKYAFDSKYSIATRYEYYNDHYGFTTGTAGHVQGVTGTFQRVIANHLLTRLEFRRDIANHPIFTKGLSTPVSSQNTLTAGMVFLFDSREGTK, from the coding sequence ATGGCGATGTTCAACTTTCAAATTTTGAGCGGAGCAGTAACGCTCGTGATGTTTTGTTCGTTGGGGATGCAGGCGCAAACGGTAGTGCCGGTTAGCGACGGTGCAATGGAGGAGCGCATCCGTCGTCTAGAGTCGGAACTGGCTGATCTTCGTGCTCAAGTTCGCGCGAGCCGCAGTACAACCGCGGCAGCCACTCCCCTCGCACAGCAGAATCTGGTCGCACACGACGAGAAGAAGGAAGAGAAGTCCACGATAGGCAGCCTCCTTGGGCCAACTTCTGTCAGCGGATTTGTTGATCTCTATTACCAACAGAACTTCAATAATCCCGCGAACCGCTCAAGTGGGATGCGCTCGTTCGATACTTCTTCCAACCAGTTTGGTCTCAACCTGGTTGAACTTATCGTCGACAAAACGCCCGATCCTTCGAACAGTCGCACCGGATATCGGATCGCGCTTGGCTATGGCCAGGCGATGAACGCTATCTACTCTGCGGAACCGACAAAAGACATAGGCGTCGATCAATATCTGAAGGAAGCCTACTTCTCCTATCTTGCTCCCGTGGGGAAAGGCATGCAATTCGACTTCGGGAAATACGTTACGCCGCACGGAGCCGAAGTGATCGAAACCAAGGACAACTGGAACTACTCGCGCGGACTGCTCTTTTCCTACGCGATCCCGTACTTCCATTTTGGCATGCGTACGAAGTACGCCTTCAATGACAAATACGCCCTGACGGGATTCATCACGAACGGCTGGAACAACACCATCGACAACAACAGCGGCAAAACTTATGGCGCGACGTTCTCGTGGACGCCCAGCAAGCGCTTCAGCCTGTCCCAGTCGGTGATGGCCGGCCCCGAGGGAACCGACAACAACTCCGACTGGCGCCAGATGTACGACACGGTTATGACTGTCTCCCCAACGGAAAAGCTAACGCTGATGTTCAACTACGACTACGGACGTGGCGACAGAATGGAAGGCTTCGCGAATCCTGTGTACTGGACGGGTGTATCGGCCTATGCGAAGTATGCGTTCGATTCCAAATACAGCATTGCGACTCGCTACGAGTACTACAACGATCATTATGGCTTCACAACAGGAACCGCCGGCCACGTCCAGGGAGTAACAGGCACATTCCAGCGTGTGATCGCCAATCACCTTCTCACGCGACTGGAATTCCGCCGCGACATCGCCAACCACCCGATCTTCACCAAAGGATTGAGCACTCCGGTAAGTTCGCAGAACACCCTTACGGCTGGCATGGTCTTCCTGTTTGATAGTCGCGAAGGAACAAAATAG
- a CDS encoding HAD hydrolase family protein — protein MSKERAQKIKLILFDVDGVMTDGTIFLFPATGGRDLSINEHQEQMSDKGGYAIHSQNVMEAKGFNAHDGTGISLAKLGGLKLGIITKRISETVALRARDLRLDIVHQGIADKGKCFRDILEMEGLAADQVAYVGDDIIDLPIMRRCGLAIAVRNAREEVKDESHFITDHEGGHGACRDAIEYILRAQGTLDRCIEQYIHDRSPHTPDKAASKR, from the coding sequence ATGTCCAAGGAACGTGCGCAAAAAATCAAGCTGATCCTGTTTGACGTGGACGGCGTCATGACCGACGGCACCATCTTCCTGTTTCCCGCGACCGGTGGGCGCGATCTCAGCATCAACGAGCACCAGGAACAGATGTCAGACAAGGGCGGATACGCTATTCACAGCCAGAACGTAATGGAAGCGAAGGGCTTCAACGCGCATGACGGCACTGGAATTTCCTTGGCGAAGCTCGGCGGCCTGAAACTCGGCATCATCACCAAACGTATTTCCGAGACGGTCGCGTTGCGTGCGCGCGATCTGAGACTCGACATCGTGCACCAAGGCATTGCTGACAAGGGAAAGTGCTTCCGCGATATTCTCGAGATGGAAGGGCTTGCTGCCGATCAAGTCGCGTACGTCGGCGACGACATCATTGACCTGCCCATCATGCGCCGTTGCGGACTCGCCATCGCCGTTCGCAATGCGCGTGAAGAAGTGAAGGACGAATCCCACTTCATCACCGATCACGAGGGCGGACATGGCGCCTGCCGGGATGCAATTGAGTACATCCTTCGTGCGCAGGGAACGCTGGATCGTTGCATTGAGCAGTACATTCACGACCGCTCGCCACACACTCCCGACAAGGCAGCGTCGAAAAGATAG
- a CDS encoding DEAD/DEAH box helicase, with the protein MLSAVPIASGRGALGWAHPVVEEWFLQKFGSPTEPQEQGWPHILAGRTTLIAAPTGSGKTLAAFLACIDGLVRKALAGDLRDCTEVLYVSPLKALGNDIQKNLEGPVAEIMQLASERGYLMPEIRTAVRTGDTLALERQRMLRRPPHILVTTPESLYILLTAEKSRKNLAHVKTVIVDEIHAVAGDKRGSHLLLSLERLEEVTEQPPVRIGLSATQKPLEEIAHFLTGSERPAPAVVDVGHRRQMDLAIEVPRSEMGPIATNEQWDETYDRLAELANQHRSTLVFVNTRRLAERVALHLGERLGEDKVAAHHGSMARKLRLDAERKLKAGEIKLLVATASLQLGIDVGFVDLVCQLESPRAIAVALQRVGRAGHWRGAIPKGRFFPATRDDLVECAALVRAIQHGELDRVIIPQAPLDILAQQIVAEVAANSHPHIANDSDALLLPALESGLGEDELFELVKRAYCFRDLTRGLFEEVLAMLAEGIASKRGRYGAYLHWDRVNRRLRARRGARMTAITSGGAIPETALFNVVSMPEGVTVGTVDEDFAVESLAGDIFLLGNTSWRIQRVESRSGRILVEDAHGQPPNIPFWRGEAPARTIELSVHVGELRQRVSELMEATGPAELTSLLAGSLDQEPLASTIDWLKKECGLDLPGAAQVIAHIVNGRAVLGAVPTQDTVIAERFFDEAGGMQLVIHAPFGARINKAWGLALRKRFCRSFNFELQAAATDNGLNISLAEQHSFPLADVFSFLQPESVFEVLQQAVLTGSPIFQTRWRWDANRSLALLRYQGGKKVPPQIQRMRSDDLLASVFPDVAACFENIEGEIQVPDHPLVKEVMKDVMHEAMDVEGLRRLLEGIRAGSVRTIAVDTPVPSQFSHEILNANPYAYLDDAPLEERRARAVSLRQTLPQSVLEEVGALDQAAIEEVRQEAWPDVRDEDELADALYTLIALPEQSTMNSPDGGELAITSRWQAMFERLQNSGRAVTATVGEERFWVSSERTQTFKAAYPWAAFTGEAVEKEAPGHSDAVHAVVQGWMQHIGPVRASHLASLLRLQQDEVLQALLRLEASGTVLRGWYSIARPADGNSSLDDVRLGNSIEWCERRLLARVHRLTIGRLRKEIEPVTPAQFMRWLLRWQHVEPGSQTAGDRGLQDIVQQLQGFEMPSNAWERYILPARLRGYDSDQLDELCLTGTVGWGRLSPHPATVEANGNGQRARRVVPTSVAPITFFLRDSCDWMAMNPHLGIGSLNDASEDVFTGLGEAAREVFDFLRQRGASFFADVVRATGLPKHDVETGLWELVAAGLVTADGFDNLRSLIDPARRNGKRSRPAGRWTVMYPVELADRAKAIETTCWMLLRRYGVVFRELLARETMVPKWRELCIAFRRLEDRGEIRGGRFVAGFLGEQFALPIAVESLRAMRKSQPTGEVVTISAADPLNLVGIVVPGERVPAISGRFVRFKDGVFVSGEEAVTPMAATGD; encoded by the coding sequence ATGCTTTCCGCCGTACCGATTGCCTCGGGGAGGGGTGCCCTGGGGTGGGCGCATCCTGTGGTCGAAGAGTGGTTCCTGCAAAAGTTCGGTTCTCCGACTGAACCGCAGGAGCAAGGGTGGCCGCACATCCTGGCCGGACGCACCACGCTGATTGCCGCCCCAACCGGATCTGGCAAAACGCTCGCGGCGTTCCTTGCCTGCATTGACGGACTCGTCCGGAAAGCCCTCGCCGGCGATCTTCGGGACTGCACGGAAGTCCTCTACGTCTCCCCACTAAAAGCGCTTGGCAACGACATCCAGAAAAACCTCGAAGGCCCGGTGGCCGAGATCATGCAGTTGGCTTCAGAACGCGGTTACCTGATGCCGGAGATTCGTACCGCTGTGCGCACTGGTGACACGCTTGCTCTTGAGCGCCAGCGGATGCTGAGGCGTCCGCCGCACATTCTAGTAACGACGCCGGAGTCGCTCTACATCCTGCTGACGGCCGAAAAAAGCCGGAAGAACCTGGCGCACGTGAAGACCGTAATTGTGGACGAAATCCATGCGGTCGCCGGTGACAAGCGCGGATCACATTTGCTGCTTTCGCTGGAACGGCTGGAAGAGGTCACTGAGCAGCCGCCCGTAAGAATTGGGCTTTCGGCTACGCAGAAACCCCTCGAAGAAATTGCGCACTTCCTGACAGGATCCGAACGGCCCGCCCCGGCAGTGGTTGACGTGGGCCATCGTAGACAGATGGATTTGGCGATCGAAGTTCCCCGAAGTGAAATGGGGCCCATTGCCACGAATGAGCAGTGGGACGAAACCTATGATCGCCTGGCGGAACTGGCGAACCAGCATCGATCAACTTTGGTGTTCGTGAACACGCGACGATTGGCGGAGCGCGTGGCCTTGCATCTGGGAGAGCGCCTCGGCGAAGACAAGGTTGCGGCGCACCATGGTTCCATGGCCCGAAAGCTGCGGTTGGACGCAGAACGCAAGCTGAAGGCAGGAGAGATCAAGTTGCTTGTGGCGACGGCGTCGCTGCAGTTGGGTATCGACGTCGGCTTCGTCGATCTGGTGTGCCAGTTGGAATCGCCACGTGCCATCGCGGTCGCGCTTCAGAGAGTCGGGCGCGCCGGACACTGGCGTGGCGCGATACCGAAGGGCAGGTTCTTCCCGGCGACGCGTGACGATCTTGTGGAATGCGCCGCACTGGTGCGCGCCATCCAACACGGCGAATTGGACCGCGTGATCATCCCGCAGGCTCCGCTCGACATTCTTGCGCAGCAGATCGTTGCCGAGGTGGCGGCGAATTCACACCCTCATATAGCAAACGACTCCGACGCTCTCTTGTTGCCGGCGCTTGAAAGTGGCCTGGGCGAGGACGAACTCTTTGAGCTGGTGAAGCGTGCCTATTGCTTCCGTGATCTGACACGCGGCCTGTTTGAAGAAGTTCTAGCGATGCTCGCGGAAGGGATTGCATCGAAACGAGGGCGTTACGGCGCGTACTTGCATTGGGACCGGGTGAATCGGCGTCTACGTGCACGACGCGGAGCACGAATGACCGCCATTACCAGTGGCGGCGCGATTCCGGAAACGGCGCTTTTCAACGTCGTGTCGATGCCGGAAGGCGTGACAGTCGGAACCGTGGACGAGGACTTCGCGGTCGAAAGCCTTGCGGGAGACATCTTCCTACTGGGTAATACGTCATGGCGAATCCAGCGCGTGGAATCCCGTTCAGGAAGAATTCTCGTGGAAGACGCGCATGGCCAACCGCCGAATATTCCCTTCTGGCGCGGAGAAGCGCCGGCCCGCACGATCGAACTATCCGTTCACGTCGGCGAACTTCGTCAACGTGTCAGTGAACTGATGGAAGCAACCGGGCCGGCGGAGCTCACTTCCCTGCTTGCGGGCAGCCTCGATCAGGAACCACTCGCGAGCACAATCGATTGGCTCAAAAAGGAATGCGGGCTCGATTTGCCCGGTGCGGCGCAGGTGATCGCACATATCGTGAACGGACGCGCTGTACTCGGCGCGGTCCCGACGCAGGACACGGTCATCGCGGAGCGATTCTTCGACGAAGCCGGTGGCATGCAGTTGGTGATCCATGCCCCATTCGGTGCGCGCATCAACAAAGCTTGGGGATTGGCACTGCGTAAGCGCTTCTGTCGTAGTTTCAATTTCGAGCTTCAGGCTGCCGCGACCGACAACGGTCTCAACATCTCGCTCGCAGAGCAGCATAGTTTTCCGCTGGCCGATGTTTTCAGCTTCCTGCAACCGGAGTCGGTGTTCGAAGTGTTGCAGCAGGCAGTTTTGACGGGTTCCCCCATCTTCCAGACGCGGTGGCGCTGGGATGCGAACCGCTCATTGGCGCTTCTGCGATATCAGGGCGGGAAGAAAGTTCCGCCGCAGATTCAGCGCATGCGCAGCGACGACCTGTTGGCATCGGTATTTCCTGATGTCGCAGCGTGCTTCGAAAATATCGAAGGGGAAATACAAGTCCCCGACCATCCCCTGGTCAAAGAAGTAATGAAAGACGTAATGCACGAGGCGATGGACGTGGAAGGACTCAGGCGTTTGCTGGAGGGCATCCGCGCCGGCTCGGTTCGAACCATCGCCGTCGATACTCCGGTGCCGTCGCAGTTTTCGCACGAGATCCTGAATGCGAATCCATATGCCTATCTGGATGATGCGCCTCTCGAGGAGCGTCGTGCTCGTGCCGTTTCCCTCAGACAGACACTGCCGCAATCAGTGCTGGAGGAAGTTGGCGCCCTCGATCAGGCCGCCATCGAGGAAGTTCGGCAGGAAGCATGGCCCGATGTGCGGGACGAGGACGAACTCGCCGATGCTCTTTATACGCTGATCGCTTTGCCGGAGCAGTCGACGATGAATTCGCCAGACGGAGGAGAGTTGGCGATCACATCCCGTTGGCAAGCGATGTTCGAACGCCTGCAAAACAGCGGTCGCGCCGTAACGGCAACTGTCGGCGAAGAACGTTTCTGGGTGTCGTCTGAGCGGACGCAGACTTTCAAAGCGGCTTACCCGTGGGCTGCATTCACTGGTGAAGCCGTCGAGAAAGAGGCGCCCGGACACTCTGATGCTGTTCATGCGGTAGTGCAAGGATGGATGCAGCACATCGGTCCGGTGCGAGCGTCGCACCTAGCTTCTCTACTTCGATTGCAGCAAGACGAAGTGCTGCAGGCATTGTTACGGCTGGAAGCGAGTGGGACGGTGCTGCGCGGGTGGTACTCGATTGCGCGGCCTGCGGATGGCAACTCTTCGCTCGATGACGTTCGACTGGGGAACTCCATCGAGTGGTGCGAACGCCGATTGCTGGCACGAGTTCATCGCCTGACGATCGGGCGTCTTAGGAAAGAAATCGAGCCGGTCACTCCCGCACAATTCATGCGCTGGCTGCTGCGATGGCAGCACGTGGAGCCGGGTTCGCAGACTGCAGGCGATCGGGGCCTACAAGACATCGTCCAGCAGCTGCAAGGATTTGAGATGCCCTCGAATGCCTGGGAGCGCTACATCCTGCCCGCCAGGCTTCGTGGCTACGATTCCGATCAACTGGATGAACTCTGCCTCACCGGCACGGTGGGCTGGGGGCGCTTATCTCCGCATCCTGCGACGGTGGAAGCGAACGGAAACGGTCAGCGGGCCAGAAGAGTGGTGCCGACCAGCGTGGCACCGATTACTTTCTTCCTGCGGGATAGTTGCGACTGGATGGCGATGAATCCGCATCTCGGGATCGGCTCGCTCAACGATGCGTCGGAAGATGTTTTCACCGGATTGGGCGAAGCCGCCCGCGAGGTATTCGACTTCCTGCGTCAGCGAGGAGCATCGTTCTTCGCCGATGTGGTTCGAGCTACTGGCCTGCCCAAGCACGACGTCGAAACTGGACTGTGGGAGTTGGTTGCCGCCGGACTGGTGACCGCCGACGGGTTCGACAACCTACGGTCGTTGATTGATCCAGCCCGTCGTAATGGCAAACGCTCGCGCCCCGCCGGCCGCTGGACCGTGATGTATCCGGTGGAACTCGCTGACCGCGCCAAGGCCATTGAAACAACCTGCTGGATGTTGCTGCGCCGCTACGGGGTGGTCTTCCGCGAGTTGCTCGCCCGGGAAACGATGGTGCCGAAGTGGCGCGAGTTATGCATCGCATTCCGAAGGCTCGAAGATCGGGGCGAAATTCGCGGCGGCCGCTTTGTTGCCGGATTCCTGGGAGAACAATTCGCGCTTCCGATCGCTGTGGAGTCGCTACGGGCGATGCGCAAGTCGCAGCCCACGGGAGAGGTCGTGACGATTTCGGCGGCCGACCCACTGAACCTGGTCGGGATCGTGGTACCTGGTGAGAGAGTGCCCGCGATTTCCGGCCGTTTTGTCCGTTTCAAGGACGGTGTTTTCGTCTCCGGCGAAGAAGCTGTTACGCCGATGGCTGCGACGGGCGACTGA
- a CDS encoding LacI family DNA-binding transcriptional regulator, with the protein MSTTATTTKRDEASTGPNQRVSLKSIAKQLGLSTTTVSVVVNDAPAAKAISQETKDRILKVAQELNYRPNYFARSLRQKRSFMVAMILPEISEGYAASIMRGIEDRLLLEGYLYFVVSHRGKADLVEEYAHLLIERGVEGLICVNTPLNASLPVPVVAVSGERNVPGVTNIAIDNRKAVRLAMEHLAALGHKRIAFFKGHAGSADTEYRWEGICKTAQKLGVPVLPELTIQLQGSHRGGGEEPSTPDEGYVHGKKLLERNEPFTALLAFNDMSAIGAMRAFQDHGLRVPQDVSIIGFDDIQAASFQNPRLTTVRQPMRRMGELAAVTLLKRINNPEEEQKSVRVQPELIVRESTAKVGR; encoded by the coding sequence ATGAGCACTACGGCCACCACGACAAAGCGGGACGAAGCCTCGACGGGGCCCAACCAAAGGGTCAGTCTCAAGTCCATTGCGAAACAACTGGGGCTCTCCACGACGACCGTTTCGGTGGTGGTCAACGACGCACCGGCAGCCAAAGCCATCTCCCAGGAAACCAAAGACAGGATCCTCAAGGTTGCACAGGAGTTAAACTACCGTCCGAACTATTTCGCGCGATCCTTGCGCCAGAAGCGCAGCTTCATGGTGGCGATGATCCTGCCGGAGATCAGCGAAGGCTATGCGGCGTCCATCATGCGCGGCATTGAAGATCGCCTGCTTTTAGAGGGATACCTGTACTTCGTGGTGAGCCATCGCGGAAAAGCGGACCTGGTGGAGGAGTACGCGCACCTGTTGATTGAGCGTGGCGTAGAAGGTTTGATTTGCGTGAATACCCCCCTGAACGCTTCCCTTCCGGTACCGGTAGTCGCTGTCTCAGGTGAACGCAACGTGCCGGGGGTGACAAATATCGCGATCGACAACAGAAAGGCCGTAAGACTCGCGATGGAGCACTTGGCCGCGTTGGGCCACAAGCGGATCGCATTCTTCAAAGGGCACGCCGGCAGCGCGGATACCGAGTATCGATGGGAAGGAATCTGCAAGACAGCGCAGAAACTGGGCGTACCGGTTCTTCCGGAGTTGACGATCCAGTTGCAGGGCAGCCATCGCGGAGGTGGCGAGGAGCCGTCCACGCCGGACGAGGGGTACGTGCACGGAAAGAAATTGCTGGAACGCAACGAGCCATTCACTGCGCTGCTGGCCTTCAACGATATGTCGGCGATTGGGGCGATGCGCGCATTCCAGGACCACGGACTTCGAGTCCCGCAAGATGTTTCGATCATCGGCTTCGATGATATACAGGCTGCGTCTTTCCAGAACCCACGCCTGACCACGGTACGGCAACCGATGCGGCGAATGGGAGAACTTGCGGCAGTCACGCTGCTGAAGCGAATCAACAATCCGGAAGAAGAACAGAAAAGCGTCAGGGTTCAGCCCGAACTAATCGTTCGGGAATCAACTGCGAAAGTGGGCCGCTGA